One genomic region from Longimicrobium sp. encodes:
- a CDS encoding rhodanese-like domain-containing protein, giving the protein HLPSVPNVPLGYLPDRLDEVPSGKPVVLQCQGGARSAIAASVLQAHGITDVINLTGGYQAWHAAGLPVEKPADELVPA; this is encoded by the coding sequence GCCACCTGCCGTCGGTCCCGAACGTCCCCTTGGGCTACCTGCCGGACCGCCTGGACGAGGTGCCGAGTGGAAAGCCGGTGGTGCTGCAGTGCCAGGGCGGCGCGCGCTCCGCCATCGCCGCGAGCGTCCTGCAGGCCCATGGCATCACCGACGTCATCAACCTCACCGGCGGATACCAGGCCTGGCACGCCGCCGGCCTCCCGGTGGAGAAGCCAGCGGACGAGCTGGTCCCGGCCTGA